In Nocardioides conyzicola, one genomic interval encodes:
- a CDS encoding MarR family winged helix-turn-helix transcriptional regulator translates to MARPTTTSTSDDPSAGLVDEWRELLERHAAVSCALEKALQDDHEIGLSEFEVLERVVDANCGQYRMSDLAGDIHLSQSALSRAVARLERDGLVERSMCADDRRAVFVCLTKKGTQVYQQALPTHRLVLSRTWGS, encoded by the coding sequence ATGGCTCGTCCCACCACAACGTCGACCTCCGACGACCCGTCGGCGGGGCTGGTCGACGAGTGGCGCGAGCTGCTCGAGCGACACGCGGCCGTGAGCTGCGCCCTGGAGAAGGCTCTCCAGGACGACCACGAGATCGGGCTGAGTGAGTTCGAGGTGCTCGAGCGGGTGGTCGACGCGAACTGTGGGCAGTACCGCATGAGCGACCTCGCCGGCGACATCCACCTCAGCCAGAGTGCTCTCTCGCGGGCGGTCGCGCGGCTCGAGCGCGACGGACTCGTCGAGCGCAGCATGTGCGCCGACGACCGGCGCGCCGTCTTCGTCTGCCTCACGAAGAAGGGGACGCAGGTCTACCAGCAGGCGCTGCCCACTCACCGGCTCGTGCTGAGCCGGACCTGGGGCAGCTAG
- a CDS encoding sterol desaturase family protein yields MSDASPDIERLAAQRLAADEQRITGSRRTLVSLGGAWRAFWRAPSPWMISAFLVAAVIGRVAAGSGAWWELLVPVGLVALFPLIEWVIHVCILHWRPRRLGPVEVDSLLARKHRAHHADPRDLPLVFIPWPALAWLLPSYVVVAWLATPTTTSMLTLLVSVYGIKLGYEWTHYLVHSDYRPRSRWFRSVWRNHRLHHYKNEHYWFTVTTAGTADRLLGTYPDPASVQTSPTVRSLHAREGL; encoded by the coding sequence ATGAGCGACGCATCCCCCGACATCGAGCGGCTGGCGGCGCAACGGCTGGCCGCCGACGAGCAGCGCATCACCGGCTCCCGCCGTACCCTCGTCTCCCTCGGTGGCGCCTGGCGGGCCTTCTGGCGGGCGCCGAGCCCCTGGATGATCTCGGCGTTCCTGGTGGCCGCCGTGATCGGGCGCGTCGCAGCGGGCTCCGGGGCGTGGTGGGAGCTGCTGGTCCCCGTCGGTCTGGTCGCGCTCTTCCCGCTGATCGAGTGGGTCATCCACGTCTGCATCCTGCACTGGCGCCCGCGCCGCCTCGGCCCGGTCGAGGTCGACTCGCTGCTCGCCCGCAAGCACCGCGCACACCACGCCGACCCGCGCGACCTGCCGCTGGTGTTCATCCCGTGGCCCGCGCTCGCCTGGCTGCTCCCGTCGTACGTCGTGGTCGCGTGGCTCGCGACACCGACCACGACGAGCATGCTCACCCTGCTGGTCTCCGTCTACGGGATCAAGCTCGGCTACGAATGGACCCACTACCTCGTGCACAGCGACTACCGGCCGCGCAGCCGGTGGTTCCGATCGGTGTGGCGCAACCACCGGCTGCACCACTACAAGAACGAGCACTACTGGTTCACGGTCACCACGGCCGGGACCGCGGACCGGCTGCTCGGCACCTACCCCGATCCCGCGTCGGTCCAGACCTCTCCCACCGTCCGGTCGCTGCACGCGCGCGAAGGGCTCTGA
- a CDS encoding DLW-39 family protein: MKKILLLVLAAATAVVVKKKLDEGKHEQALWAEATDSVTRS; this comes from the coding sequence ATGAAGAAGATCCTGCTCCTCGTGCTCGCGGCCGCCACGGCCGTCGTGGTCAAGAAGAAGCTCGACGAGGGCAAGCACGAGCAGGCTCTCTGGGCCGAGGCGACGGACAGCGTCACCCGGTCCTGA
- a CDS encoding DUF3566 domain-containing protein — protein sequence MTDRSTESTATRTAADRSSTGTTPAPGSKPATRGLGERISSAVGKATDEHRANADPRSKAAAKKASPNRKPPRRARLRLTRIDPWSVMKTSFLLAIAFGVVTVVSVFIIWSVLSAAGVWDSINQTVQDVVGGEDAGTWDVEKYVGMSRVMGFTILVSVVDVILITAIATLGAFLYNMAAALLGGVELTLAEDER from the coding sequence ATGACCGACCGGTCCACCGAGAGCACCGCCACTCGCACCGCCGCAGACCGCTCGAGCACCGGCACGACGCCGGCACCAGGCTCGAAGCCGGCGACGCGCGGGCTCGGCGAGCGCATCTCCTCAGCGGTCGGCAAGGCCACCGACGAGCACCGGGCCAACGCGGACCCGCGCTCGAAGGCGGCCGCCAAGAAGGCCTCCCCCAACCGGAAGCCGCCGCGCCGGGCGCGGCTGCGACTCACCCGGATCGACCCGTGGTCGGTCATGAAGACGTCCTTCCTGCTCGCGATCGCCTTCGGCGTCGTGACCGTGGTGTCGGTCTTCATCATCTGGTCCGTGCTGTCCGCGGCCGGCGTCTGGGACTCGATCAACCAGACGGTGCAGGACGTCGTGGGCGGCGAGGACGCCGGCACCTGGGACGTCGAGAAGTACGTCGGGATGTCCCGCGTCATGGGCTTCACGATCCTGGTCTCGGTCGTCGACGTCATCCTGATCACCGCGATCGCGACGCTCGGAGCCTTCCTCTACAACATGGCAGCGGCGCTGCTCGGCGGGGTGGAGCTCACCCTCGCCGAGGACGAGCGCTGA
- a CDS encoding MBL fold metallo-hydrolase — translation MTIRHLNCATMHPVGSFGGRVAPTSMVAHCLLVERPAGLLLVDTGFGTADVADPRRLGQPFRAIVRPELLAAETALAQVTALGYAAADVTDIALTHLDLDHVGGISDFPGARVHVFADEHDAALHPTFQEKARYLPVQWAHGPDWVRHDVPGDAWFGFGSVTALDDDVLLIPLQGHTRGHCGVAVRRPDGGWLLHAGDSYFHASEKLTPPAPPFGLKVFQRLMGVDDKRRLANQARLQELQRAHSDEVTIFCAHDADELAAFGGGA, via the coding sequence ATGACCATCCGTCACCTCAACTGCGCGACCATGCACCCTGTCGGGTCGTTCGGTGGCCGGGTCGCGCCGACCTCGATGGTCGCCCACTGCCTGCTGGTCGAGCGGCCCGCCGGCCTGCTGCTCGTCGACACCGGGTTCGGCACCGCCGACGTCGCCGACCCGCGCCGGCTCGGCCAGCCCTTCCGCGCGATCGTGCGCCCCGAGCTGCTCGCCGCGGAGACGGCGCTCGCGCAGGTCACCGCCCTCGGGTACGCCGCCGCGGACGTCACCGACATCGCGCTGACCCACCTCGACCTCGACCACGTGGGCGGCATCTCGGACTTCCCCGGCGCCCGAGTCCACGTGTTCGCCGACGAGCACGACGCCGCGCTGCACCCGACCTTCCAGGAGAAGGCCCGCTACCTGCCGGTGCAGTGGGCGCACGGTCCCGACTGGGTGCGCCACGACGTGCCCGGCGACGCGTGGTTCGGCTTCGGGTCCGTCACCGCGCTCGACGACGACGTGCTGCTGATCCCTCTCCAGGGCCACACCCGCGGGCACTGCGGCGTCGCCGTACGCCGTCCCGACGGCGGCTGGCTGCTGCACGCCGGCGACTCGTACTTCCACGCGTCGGAGAAGCTCACGCCGCCGGCCCCGCCGTTCGGGCTCAAGGTCTTCCAGCGGCTGATGGGCGTCGACGACAAGCGGCGGCTGGCCAACCAGGCCCGGCTCCAGGAGCTGCAGCGGGCCCACTCCGACGAGGTGACGATCTTCTGCGCCCACGACGCCGACGAGCTCGCGGCGTTCGGCGGTGGCGCCTAG
- the gyrA gene encoding DNA gyrase subunit A, whose translation MTETPTDGGTPPLGPGGRIEPVELQTSMQRAYIDYAMAVIVGRALPDVRDGLKPVHRRVLYAMYDGGYRPDRGFSKCSRVVGDVMGQYHPHGDTAIYDTLVRLAQPWVMRAPLINGQGNFGSPGNDSAAAMRYTECRMAPLALEMVRDINEETVDFQPNYDGRSEEPVVLPARYPNLLVNGSAGIAVGMATSIPPHNLIEVAAGATWALEHPDATREELQDALLERIKGPDFPNGALIVGHQGIEQAYRTGRGSVTQRAVIEVDEDARGRTCLVITELPYMVNPDNLALKIAELADGGRVQGIADVRDDTSDRTGQRLVVVLKRDAVARVVLNNLLKHTELQTNFSANMLALVDGVPRTLSIDQFISNWVEHQIEVIRRRTEFRLRKAEERAHILRGLVKALDQLDEVIALIRRSPDVAEAREGLIELLDIDEIQATAILDMQLRQLAALQRQKIINDLAEIELEIAEFRDILANVARQRQIVIDELAEIVEKYGNERRTQIIAADGDLSMEDLIPDEELVVSITRGGYAKRTQRQQYRIQKRGGKGVRGATLRGDDVVEHFIATTNHHWLLFFTTAGRVYRTKAYNLPEASRDAKGGHVAGLLSFQPDENIAQVLAIRDYEQAPYLVLATRNGLVKKTRLGDYNSPRQAGVIAINFREDDDELIGAELVNAEDDILLVSRKGQAIRFQAADSQLRPMGRATSGVTGMKFRSDADSVLSMSVIRAEQVAAEEAAAAGEAADVKEQYVFTITDGGFAKRSRISEYRITNRGGLGIKAMALANEDRGQLVGAFIVEEGDEVLSITQNGQVVRSPINADFRPTGRSTMGVKFVGPKAGDSVAVVARSVESREDEEAEVDDESGAVESSDQVPGATIEGTVNEEAASDAVDAPGPDTDGESEA comes from the coding sequence GTGACTGAGACCCCCACCGACGGCGGCACTCCTCCCCTGGGCCCGGGCGGCCGGATCGAGCCCGTCGAGCTGCAGACCTCCATGCAGCGCGCCTACATCGACTACGCGATGGCCGTCATCGTCGGGCGCGCGCTGCCCGACGTACGCGATGGACTGAAGCCGGTGCACCGCCGGGTGCTCTACGCGATGTACGACGGCGGCTACCGCCCCGACCGCGGCTTCTCGAAGTGCTCGCGCGTGGTCGGCGACGTGATGGGTCAGTACCACCCGCACGGCGACACCGCGATCTACGACACCCTCGTCCGGCTCGCGCAGCCGTGGGTGATGCGCGCGCCGCTGATCAACGGGCAGGGCAACTTCGGCTCGCCGGGCAACGACTCGGCCGCCGCCATGCGGTACACCGAGTGCCGGATGGCGCCGCTGGCCCTCGAGATGGTCCGCGACATCAACGAGGAGACCGTCGACTTCCAGCCCAACTACGACGGCCGCTCCGAGGAGCCCGTCGTCCTGCCGGCGCGCTACCCCAACCTGCTGGTCAACGGCTCCGCGGGCATCGCGGTCGGCATGGCGACCAGCATCCCGCCGCACAACCTGATCGAGGTCGCCGCCGGCGCCACCTGGGCGCTCGAGCACCCGGACGCCACCCGCGAGGAGCTCCAGGACGCGCTGCTCGAGCGGATCAAGGGCCCCGACTTCCCCAACGGCGCGCTCATCGTCGGCCACCAGGGCATCGAGCAGGCCTACCGCACCGGTCGCGGCTCGGTCACCCAGCGCGCGGTGATCGAGGTCGACGAGGACGCCCGCGGGCGCACCTGTCTGGTGATCACTGAGCTGCCCTACATGGTCAACCCGGACAACCTCGCCCTGAAGATCGCCGAGCTCGCCGACGGCGGCCGGGTGCAGGGCATCGCCGACGTCCGCGACGACACGTCCGACCGCACCGGCCAGCGCCTGGTCGTCGTGCTCAAGCGCGACGCCGTCGCCCGGGTCGTGCTCAACAACCTGCTCAAGCACACCGAGCTCCAGACCAACTTCAGCGCCAACATGCTCGCCCTGGTCGACGGGGTGCCGCGCACGCTGTCGATCGACCAGTTCATCAGCAACTGGGTCGAGCACCAGATCGAGGTCATCCGCCGGCGCACCGAGTTCCGGCTGCGCAAGGCCGAGGAGCGGGCCCACATCCTGCGCGGTCTGGTCAAGGCGCTCGACCAGCTCGACGAGGTCATCGCCCTCATCCGCCGCTCGCCCGACGTGGCCGAGGCGCGCGAGGGCCTGATCGAGCTGCTCGACATCGACGAGATCCAGGCGACCGCGATCCTCGACATGCAGCTGCGCCAGCTGGCGGCCCTCCAGCGGCAGAAGATCATCAACGACCTGGCCGAGATCGAGCTCGAGATCGCGGAGTTCCGCGACATCCTTGCCAACGTCGCCCGCCAGCGGCAGATCGTGATCGACGAGCTCGCCGAGATCGTCGAGAAGTACGGCAACGAGCGGCGTACCCAGATCATCGCGGCCGACGGCGACCTCTCGATGGAGGACCTGATCCCCGACGAGGAGCTGGTCGTCTCGATCACCCGCGGCGGCTACGCGAAGCGCACCCAGCGCCAGCAGTACCGGATCCAGAAGCGCGGCGGCAAGGGCGTGCGCGGGGCGACGCTGCGCGGCGACGACGTCGTCGAGCACTTCATCGCGACCACCAACCACCACTGGCTGCTGTTCTTCACGACAGCCGGTCGCGTCTACCGCACGAAGGCCTACAACCTGCCCGAGGCGTCGCGCGACGCGAAGGGCGGTCACGTGGCCGGGCTGCTCAGCTTCCAGCCCGACGAGAACATCGCCCAGGTGCTGGCGATCCGCGACTACGAGCAGGCGCCGTACCTCGTGCTCGCGACCCGCAACGGCCTGGTCAAGAAGACCCGCCTCGGCGACTACAACAGCCCGCGCCAGGCCGGCGTCATCGCGATCAACTTCCGTGAGGACGACGACGAGCTGATCGGCGCCGAGCTGGTCAACGCCGAGGACGACATCCTGCTGGTCTCCCGCAAGGGCCAGGCCATCCGCTTCCAGGCGGCCGACTCGCAGCTGCGGCCGATGGGTCGCGCGACGTCCGGCGTCACCGGCATGAAGTTCCGCAGCGACGCGGACTCCGTGCTCTCGATGTCCGTGATCCGCGCCGAGCAGGTCGCTGCCGAGGAGGCTGCCGCCGCCGGCGAGGCCGCCGACGTCAAGGAGCAGTACGTCTTCACGATCACCGACGGCGGCTTCGCGAAGCGGTCCCGGATCTCGGAGTACCGCATCACCAACCGCGGCGGTCTCGGCATCAAGGCCATGGCCCTCGCCAACGAGGACCGCGGCCAGCTGGTCGGTGCGTTCATCGTCGAGGAGGGTGACGAGGTCTTGTCGATCACCCAGAACGGCCAGGTCGTGCGCAGCCCGATCAACGCCGACTTCCGGCCGACCGGGCGCTCCACGATGGGCGTGAAGTTCGTCGGCCCGAAGGCCGGGGACTCGGTCGCCGTCGTGGCCCGCTCCGTCGAGTCGCGTGAGGACGAGGAGGCCGAGGTCGACGACGAGTCCGGAGCGGTCGAATCGTCCGATCAGGTCCCGGGTGCAACAATCGAGGGAACAGTCAACGAGGAGGCGGCGTCTGACGCCGTCGACGCACCCGGCCCCGACACCGACGGGGAGAGTGAGGCCTGA
- the gyrB gene encoding DNA topoisomerase (ATP-hydrolyzing) subunit B translates to MSDVNPVDADETPNAPSTTTVAQGRVETEYDASAIQVLEGLEAVRKRPGMYIGSTGERGLHHLIWEIVDNAVDEALAGHCDRIVLTLQADGGIRVEDNGRGIPTDTAPGQELPALTLALTVLHAGGKFGGGGYKVSGGLHGVGVSVVNALSSHVIAEVKNRGHLWRQSFTIGVPDGPLEEVRPMEPGERTGTTITYWPSPDIFETTTHSLETITSRVREYAFLNKGLEIVVRDERPAADEIADAVEDEIVSDETDAQRADAIKRAESGGIEQVFKYDRGLVDYVEYLNRRKQVANPTIISFDAETPESVESHMSLEVAMQWNTTYSESVHTFANTINTHEGGTHEEGFRAALTSLVNNWGFEWGLMKKPEDRVSGDDIREGLTAIISIKMGEPQFEGQTKTKLGNTEAKGFVQRIMNDQLGAWLAQNPAEGRDIVRRSQAAAQARIAARKARDLARSRKGLLGSGSLPGKLSDCQSTNPAECEVFIVEGDSAGGSARQGRDPRIQAILPIRGKILNVEKARIDKVLANTEVQSIISALGTGIQEEFNIDKLRYHKVVLMADADVDGHHINTLLLTLLFRFMRPLIEGGYVYMAQPPLYRLRWNKPQEHEFVYSDAERDALLRDGQAAGKKLPKENPVQRYKGLGEMNAKELWETTMDPDQRLMLQVTLDDAAHADEIFSILMGEDVEQRRSFIQRNAKDVRFLDI, encoded by the coding sequence GTGAGCGACGTCAACCCGGTCGATGCCGACGAGACCCCCAACGCCCCGTCCACGACCACCGTGGCCCAGGGCCGGGTCGAGACGGAGTACGACGCCTCCGCGATCCAGGTGCTCGAGGGCCTCGAAGCGGTCCGCAAGCGCCCCGGCATGTACATCGGTTCGACCGGTGAGCGCGGCCTCCACCACCTGATCTGGGAGATCGTCGACAACGCGGTCGACGAGGCGCTCGCCGGCCACTGCGACCGGATCGTGCTGACCCTCCAGGCCGACGGCGGGATCCGGGTCGAGGACAACGGTCGCGGCATCCCGACCGACACGGCCCCGGGACAGGAGCTGCCCGCACTGACGCTGGCGCTGACCGTCCTGCACGCCGGCGGCAAGTTCGGCGGCGGCGGCTACAAGGTCTCCGGCGGCCTGCACGGCGTCGGCGTCTCGGTCGTCAACGCCCTGTCGAGCCACGTGATCGCCGAGGTCAAGAACCGCGGCCACCTGTGGCGCCAGAGCTTCACGATCGGCGTCCCGGACGGCCCGCTCGAGGAGGTCCGCCCGATGGAGCCCGGGGAGCGCACCGGCACGACCATCACCTACTGGCCCTCCCCCGACATCTTCGAGACCACGACCCACTCGCTCGAGACGATCACCTCGCGGGTGCGCGAGTACGCCTTCCTCAACAAGGGCCTGGAGATCGTCGTCCGCGACGAGCGCCCGGCGGCCGACGAGATCGCGGACGCCGTCGAGGACGAGATCGTCTCCGACGAGACCGACGCCCAGCGCGCCGACGCGATCAAGCGCGCCGAGTCCGGCGGCATCGAGCAGGTCTTCAAGTACGACCGCGGCCTCGTCGACTACGTCGAGTACCTCAACCGACGCAAGCAGGTGGCGAACCCGACGATCATCTCGTTCGACGCCGAGACCCCCGAGTCCGTCGAGAGCCACATGAGCCTCGAGGTCGCGATGCAGTGGAACACGACGTACTCCGAGTCGGTCCACACCTTCGCCAACACCATCAACACCCACGAGGGCGGCACCCACGAGGAGGGCTTCCGGGCGGCGCTCACCTCGCTGGTCAACAACTGGGGCTTCGAGTGGGGCCTGATGAAGAAGCCCGAGGACCGCGTCTCGGGTGACGACATCCGCGAGGGCCTTACCGCGATCATCTCGATCAAGATGGGCGAGCCGCAGTTCGAGGGGCAGACCAAGACCAAGCTCGGCAACACCGAGGCCAAGGGCTTCGTCCAGCGGATCATGAACGACCAGCTCGGTGCCTGGCTCGCGCAGAACCCGGCCGAGGGGCGCGACATCGTCCGTCGTTCGCAGGCCGCCGCCCAGGCGCGCATCGCCGCGCGCAAGGCGCGCGACCTGGCCCGCTCGCGCAAGGGCCTGCTCGGCAGCGGCAGCCTTCCCGGCAAGCTCTCCGACTGCCAGTCGACCAACCCCGCCGAGTGCGAGGTCTTCATCGTCGAGGGTGACTCCGCCGGCGGCTCGGCCCGTCAGGGCCGCGACCCGCGGATCCAGGCGATCCTGCCGATCCGCGGCAAGATCCTCAACGTCGAGAAGGCCCGCATCGACAAGGTGCTGGCCAACACCGAGGTGCAGTCGATCATCTCCGCCCTGGGCACCGGCATCCAGGAAGAGTTCAACATCGACAAGCTGCGCTACCACAAGGTCGTGCTGATGGCGGACGCCGACGTCGACGGCCACCACATCAACACGCTGCTGCTGACGCTGCTCTTCCGGTTCATGCGGCCGCTGATCGAGGGTGGCTACGTCTACATGGCGCAGCCGCCGCTCTACCGACTGCGGTGGAACAAGCCGCAGGAGCACGAGTTCGTCTACTCCGATGCCGAGCGCGACGCCCTGCTGCGCGACGGCCAGGCAGCCGGCAAGAAGCTGCCGAAGGAGAACCCGGTCCAGCGCTACAAGGGTCTGGGCGAGATGAACGCCAAGGAGCTGTGGGAGACGACCATGGATCCCGACCAGCGGCTCATGCTCCAGGTGACGCTGGACGACGCGGCCCACGCGGACGAGATCTTCTCGATCCTCATGGGCGAGGACGTCGAGCAGCGCCGTTCGTTCATCCAGCGCAACGCCAAGGACGTCCGATTCCTGGATATCTAG
- a CDS encoding MFS transporter, with protein sequence MLITLCIVLFLDGLDVSMIGVALPSIGEELDLSTSSLQWLVSGYILGYGGLLLLGGRTADLLGRRKVFLVALAVFALASLAGGLVSTGPLLILTRFVKGLAAAFTAPTGLSIITTNFAEGPARNKALSIYTVFGAGGYSSGLLFGGLMAGVGWRWTFLLPVPIALAALAAAFLLLPKDEPVEGGGHDLLGAALSTGAMLLLVYTVVTAPEVGWASARTVVSFVLVAILMALFVLAESRVRHPLVRLGILRKASLVRASLAIIAVAGSYFSWQFIVTLYLQDTLGWSPLKLALALLPVGVMVAASAVFSDKLVNRFGTARIIAVTMAVMAVGYLLFLRLDTTPSYLTMILPAVLLIGVGWIGFPAINIQATSGVDDDEQGLAAGVLQTSMQVGAAIVLAVTTALIASSADGSASQESVLDAFHPGLVFAAAVSIAGAAVAALALLPRRRAASPVEPELPQPVLAATGD encoded by the coding sequence ATGCTGATCACCCTCTGCATCGTCCTGTTCCTCGACGGTCTCGACGTGTCGATGATCGGGGTGGCACTGCCGTCCATCGGCGAGGAGCTCGACCTGTCGACGTCCTCGCTGCAGTGGCTCGTCAGCGGCTACATCCTCGGCTACGGCGGTCTGCTCCTGCTGGGCGGGCGCACCGCCGACCTGCTCGGTCGCCGCAAGGTCTTCCTCGTCGCCCTCGCGGTCTTCGCGCTCGCCTCGCTCGCGGGCGGCCTGGTCAGCACCGGGCCGCTGCTGATCCTGACGAGGTTCGTCAAGGGTCTGGCCGCGGCCTTCACCGCACCGACCGGGCTCTCGATCATCACGACGAACTTCGCCGAGGGCCCGGCGCGCAACAAGGCGCTGTCGATCTACACGGTCTTCGGCGCCGGTGGCTACTCCTCCGGCCTGCTCTTCGGCGGCCTGATGGCGGGCGTCGGCTGGCGGTGGACCTTCCTGCTGCCCGTGCCGATCGCGCTGGCCGCGCTGGCCGCTGCCTTCCTGCTGCTGCCGAAGGACGAGCCGGTGGAGGGCGGTGGCCACGACCTGCTGGGTGCCGCACTCTCCACGGGAGCCATGTTGCTGCTCGTCTACACCGTCGTCACCGCACCCGAAGTCGGGTGGGCGTCGGCGCGGACCGTCGTCTCCTTCGTCCTGGTCGCGATCCTGATGGCGCTCTTCGTGCTGGCCGAGAGCCGGGTCCGGCACCCGCTGGTCCGGCTGGGCATCCTCCGCAAGGCGTCGCTGGTCCGCGCGAGCCTGGCCATCATCGCCGTCGCGGGCTCCTACTTCAGCTGGCAGTTCATCGTGACCCTGTACCTCCAGGACACCCTGGGCTGGTCGCCGTTGAAGCTGGCGCTCGCGCTGCTGCCCGTCGGCGTGATGGTCGCGGCCTCGGCGGTGTTCTCCGACAAGCTCGTCAACCGGTTCGGCACCGCACGGATCATCGCGGTCACCATGGCGGTGATGGCCGTCGGCTACCTGCTGTTCCTCCGGCTCGACACCACGCCGTCGTACCTCACGATGATCCTTCCGGCAGTCCTGCTCATCGGCGTCGGCTGGATCGGCTTCCCCGCGATCAACATCCAGGCGACCTCCGGCGTCGACGACGACGAGCAGGGCCTGGCGGCGGGCGTCCTGCAGACCTCCATGCAGGTCGGCGCGGCCATCGTCCTCGCGGTCACGACGGCCCTGATCGCGTCGAGCGCAGACGGCTCGGCGTCGCAGGAGAGCGTCCTCGACGCCTTCCACCCCGGTCTCGTCTTCGCCGCGGCGGTGTCGATTGCCGGTGCCGCGGTGGCAGCGCTCGCGCTGCTGCCCCGTCGTCGCGCCGCGTCCCCCGTCGAGCCGGAGCTGCCCCAGCCCGTGCTCGCGGCCACCGGCGACTGA